A single window of Anopheles moucheti chromosome 2, idAnoMoucSN_F20_07, whole genome shotgun sequence DNA harbors:
- the LOC128310808 gene encoding uncharacterized protein LOC128310808, with protein sequence MNREHAFSTGKQTNPVQNASFFSKRSFWWLREMFHYGQRKEITEEKLYTTLPEHSSHGLAETFERLWSEEERRGPEKASFARVYWRAFGKETLFWGLVFSAFETANRVAQPLLLGELVSYFTPNQDTISERDAYLYAIGVIACSLLSVISFHPFIFYIFQLGMKFRIGASCLIYNKVLKLSKSTTSGDGLNGKIINLLSNDVGKFDIALCFVHDLWKGPMEAILLGYFIYCQIGFSGLLGMAFLMSFIPLQAWVGKKTATYRMKAAKRTDLRVRFMNEIIQGIQVIKMYTWESSFAKMIETIRRKEIQAIRGGAYVRATLISFFTVSRVSIFISLLSYTVTENVITAKKVFIVTSFYSILNDSMVHFWPMAITFCAEGYISLKRIRDFLLTPEGKSSIATSTQSVGKGGTKNTKKTMRATSDKDGGTQDLKESSQQNGIKPAVKSDEIDSEPLLPKRLVQTVEGDRKGIVLDSATARWMCPSAVSGATVTGIASVSLTVDPGRLCVLIGPVGSGKSTLLQVILGELALDDGRVEIYGTVSYAAQEPWLFGGSVRNNILFTEEYDERRYLRVVRVCALEKDFELFPHGDQTIVGERGISLSGGQKARVNLARAIYRKADIYLLDDPLSAVDTHVGKHIYELCIRDFLANSVCVLVTHQLQYLKDVQQIVLMNGGRVEACGSFRELKKSNIESIMALTPDESPLESPIEKELKNLRPRRTSGSSTGSQRDDLMMDLLQQEKQEEEKESQGGAGSVGLAVYKTYITAVNSCGWVFWLSALMVLSQIVVSGVDIFVAEWVNWEEKVAGIPPEFDLNDNHTILSSRDVRILLQEQTNVSNFIERQQYIWIYSGLIILLVILVVQRSFSFFYVCLRISVNLHDRLFRGLTRATMHFFNTNPSGRILNRFSKDIGSIDSTLPMALLDCVIFFLEMIAVVAVVSIVNYWFLLPTAIAAVIMYYIRQMYLNTSRVVKRIESVNRSPLFSHTNATLQGLSTIRAFGAEAVLRHEFNEFLDVNSSAWYMFISTSRAFALWLDLLCVLYIGVVTISFLIGNSHQMLGGSVGLAITKTISLVGMCQWGMRQSAELENQMVSVERVNEYTNLPSEPPLETAPKHRPQRNWPEFGALRFINVDLRYSEDGERVLKDLNFTIRSNEKVGIVGRTGAGKSSLIQALFRLAPFEGNIEIDDIDTKTLGLRDLRNKISIIPQDPILFSGTLRSNLDPFDQCKDDELWNALDQVELKEAVSSLAGGLECRMSDGGSNFSMGQRQLVCLARAILRNNKILVLDEATANVDPETDKLIQSTIRTKFAHCTVLTIAHRLHTVMDSDRVLVMDAGRVVEFGHPHELLHGPIGYLRRLVDQTGVATAAMLMRTAEDNFKKSSARQTECFPFICYGLLVNSHAHTEMNPAEYDQHTKIHDLRREANPVTKAGPVSWYTFWWLKNLFQAGLKRPIDETDIYETLSNHQSAQLSYQFEGYWKAEQRGSSQPSFLRVICRIYWRSILGYGLLYTLVDLLARILQPQCLGGLVSYFAPGQQDIAKEEAYYYAIGIILCSLVPVAIFHHFILYIFQIGMKIRVACCSLLYKKALRITKAAGTDGMTGQVINLMSNDVAKFDTATGFVHDIWKGLIELLVLGFFIYRQIGISGLFGIAFLLSFIPLQAWLGKKAALYRLKTANRTDRRIQFMNEIIQGIQVIKMYAWEDSFSRMVDRIRRKEVNGIRGTLFIRAGLLSFNLVSRVAIFLSLVAYVLYGNVFTAKRVFIVTSYFNWLYSSMLHFWPLALTSVHEGLVSIRRIQNFLLLDERKFRPDRPQMQTTVHETAVDESACELLPAVRNGNGVDTVANATPEGNARSNSRSMPRSRRFINRKAVTRQGIFMRNATALWEKDLPASNGEANVRASGIKRVTLTVDKTMPCVIVGSVGSGKSTMLQVILGELELDDGRLEINGNLSYAPQEPWLFEGTVKNNIVFTEDYQEKRYREVVSVCALDRDFQLLPSGDQTIVGERGISLSGGQRARISLARAIYRRADIYLLDDPLSAVDAHVGKHIFEECIVKYLKEKVCVLVTHQLQYLKDMKHVVLMNMGSVEQQGPFRTLAESGHFTAMLNEPQHEDDGRERKQSNDASPSDDPSTLPPTVGQHNGASEQFCSTLDRHNGHQLRKVDSVANNGIECDTAAISIDISSKTEAHRMTERRLSIHPTPAQHQPAHQQHQSIYQPSPFSSSSMVFDGYDDREERRGAKKRSNPSEDVPSKNGPNHLHKESQLTGRIGWRVYKSFFVAVESNLLLVLAVVLFLLAQASMSGIDYYISQWVNWEEYSSALERLKGNRTEMVTADRNISDDHDVILPIPPKLEGSIFTRLSRHQYILIYAIAMLFMFVLSLSRSFLFFYICLRATIRLHDRLFRGITRATMYFFNTNPSGRILNRFSRDIGCIDTFLPFAMMDCILFFVEFTAIIVLVAVVNYWLLAPTLVMAIIFYFLRHIYTNTARSIKRVEASTRSPIFSHANASFQGLSTIRAFGVEKILADEFDKHQDLNTSAWYLFLATTRAFAQWLELVCVLYIAVVTLSFLMVENSMSGNVGLAITQVFNLIFMCQWGMRQTAELENQMTSVERVVEYAEVEPEASLVSIGKHKPPVDWPAKGSIRFEHFSLRYSPQSNLVLRDLNMTIAAGEKIGIVGRTGAGKSSIIQALFRLAVNEGIIRIDGVDIGTLGLHDLRKRISIIPQDPILFSGTVRENLDPFKQHGDDALWNALESVELKEVVRAMEGTLDGKMSDGGTNFSMGQRQLVCLARAILRSNPILILDEATANVDPDDRVLVMDAGRAVEYAHPYELLQRSDGVLKRLVNKMEESTAQQLTGIAYQAYTKRLTQPIDSAPDGSSTGRSTNIPH encoded by the exons ATGAACCGCGAACACGCATTCAGCACCGGGAAACAGACCAACCCTGTTCAAAATGCATCTTTCTTCTCGAAACGTAGCTTCTGGTGGCTACGGGAAATGTTCCACTACGGACAGCGGAAAGAAATTACGGAGGAAAAGCTGTACACCACGCTTCCCGAGCACAGTAGCCATGGGTTGGCTGAAACGTTCGAGCGGCTATGGTCAGAGGAAGAACGGCGTGGCCCAGAAAAGGCGAGTTTTGCTCGTGTTTACTGGAGAGCATTTGGCAAGGAAACCCTGTTCTGGGGCCTAGTGTTCTCGGCGTTCGAAACAGCTAACCGGGTCGCTCAGCCGCTGTTGCTGGGAGAGCTGGTATCCTACTTTACGCCAAACCAGGACACCATCAGCGAACGAGACGCGTACCTGTACGCGATAGGTGTTATCGCTTGCTCGCTGTTATCGGTCATCTCATTTCATCCCTTCATCTTCTACATTTTCCAACTCGGTATGAAGTTTCGCATAGGCGCATCGTGCTTAATTTATAACAAG GTACTTAAACTCTCTAAATCGACGACGTCGGGTGATGGACTTAATGGAAAAATCATCAATCTGCTCTCGAACGACGTTGGCAAGTTCGATATAGCTTTGTGCTTCGTACATGATCTCTGGAAGGGCCCAATGGAAGCTATCCTGCTtggttatttcatttattgtcAAATTGGCTTCTCGGGCTTGCTCGGAATGGCGTTCCTGATGAGTTTTATCCCACTGCAAGCTTGGGTCGGCAAGAAAACGGCAACCTACCGGATGAAGGCAGCCAAACGGACCGATTTGCGTGTACgcttcatgaatgaaattatacAAGGCATACAGGTGATCAAAATGTACACGTGGGAAAGCTCTTTCGCCAAGATGATCGAGACGATCCGGCGGAAAGAGATACAAGCGATTCGAGGAGGCGCGTACGTGCGAGCAACGCTCATATCGTTTTTTACGGTATCGCGTGTGTCCATTTTTATCAGCCTGCTGTCGTACACGGTCACCGAGAATGTTATCACTGCCAAAAAGGTGTTCATTGTAACGTCGTTCTACAGCATACTGAACGATTCCATGGTACATTTCTGGCCAATGGCGATTACTTTCTGTGCCGAAGGTTACATCTCGCTCAAACGCATACGTGATTTTCTTCTAACGCCCGAAGGAAAATCTTCGATCGCTACAAGCACGCAATCGGTTGGAAAGGGTGGaacgaaaaacacgaaaaaaacgaTGCGTGCTACCAGCGATAAAGATGGAGGCACGCAAGACCTAAAAGAAAGCAGCCAGCAAAACGGTATCAAACCCGCAGTAAAAAGTGATGAGATTGATTCTGAACCTTTGCTGCCGAAACGTCTGGTGCAGACGGTGGAAGGCGATAGGAAAGGTATCGTACTCGATAGCGCCACAGCACGTTGGATGTGTCCGTCGGCAGTGTCAGGAGCGACTGTAACCG GGATAGCATCTGTTAGTTTGACTGTTGATCCGGGAAGACTGTGTGTTCTGATAGGTCCCGTTGGATCCGGGAAGTCTACTTTACTACAGGTGATTTTAGGAGAGCTTGCCCTGGACGATGGAAGGGTGGAAATTTATGGTACCGTAAGCTATGCCGCTCAAGAACCTTGGCTGTTTGGAGGAAGTGTGCGGAATAACATCCTGTTTACAGAAGAGTACGACGAGCGACGTTATCTCCGAGTGGTACGCGTATGCGCTCTCGAGAAAGACTTTGAACTGTTCCCGCACGGTGATCAAACGATTGTTGGAGAACGCGGAATTAGTTTAAGCGGAGGACAAAAAGCACGTGTTAATCTGGCCCGTGCCATCTACCGAAAGGCAGACATCTATCTACTGGATGATCCATTATCAGCCGTTGATACCCACGTGGGCAAGCATATCTACGAACTGTGTATCCGCGATTTCCTCGCGAACAGTGTATGTGTTTTGGTTACACATCAATTACAGTATTTAAAAGATGTTCAGCAGATAGTTCTGATGAATGGTGGGCGAGTGGAAGCATGCGGAAGCTTTAGAGAACTGAAAAAATCGAATATAGAATCGATTATGGCACTGACGCCTGACGAATCTCCTCTCGAAAGTCCAATAGAAAAGGAGCTGAAGAATCTTCGCCCCAGACGGACTAGTGGATCTTCGACCGGTTCGCAGCGCGACGACCTAATGATGGACCTACTACAGCAAGAAAagcaggaagaagaaaaagaatctCAAGGTGGTGCCGGTAGCGTGGGGCTAGCCGTGTATAAAACCTACATAACGGCGGTCAATAGTTGTGGCTGGGTATTTTGGTTGAGCGCACTAATGGTGCTATCGCAAATCGTTGTCAGTGGAGTGGACATCTTCGTGGCAGAATGGGtgaattgggaagaaaaagtTGCAGGGATTCCTCCTGAGTTTGATTTGAATGATAATCATACGATCTTGAGTTCTCGTGATGTGCGCATTTTGCTCCAGGAGCAAACAAATGTCAGTAACTTCATTGAACGTCAGCAGTACATTTGGATTTACAGTGGATTAATAATACTGCTGGTAATCTTAGTTGTGCAACGATCGTTTTCGTTCTTTTACGTCTGTCTTCGTATATCCGTAAATCTACACGATCGTCTGTTCCGTGGATTAACCCGTGCAACTATGCACTTCTTCAATACAAACCCTTCCGGACGGATTCTGAATCGATTTTCTAAAGATATTGGTTCGATCGACTCTACGCTGCCGATGGCCCTGCTAGACTGCGTCATA TTTTTCCTAGAAATGATCGCGGTTGTAGCAGTAGTCTCGATCGTCAACTATTGGTTCCTTCTTCCAACGGCGATTGCGGCTGTGATAATGTACTACATTCGACAGATGTATCTAAACACGTCACGGGTGGTAAAGCGCATCGAATCTGTCAACCGGTCGCCACTCTTCTCACACACAAATGCCACACTGCAAGGACTCTCGACGATACGTGCTTTTGGTGCGGAAGCTGTACTTAGACATGAGTTTAACGAATTTCTGGATGTAAACTCGTCCGCTTGGTACATGTTTATCTCGACCAGTCGTGCTTTTGCATTGTGGCTTGATCTGCTGTGCGTTTTGTACATCGGTGTCGTAACGATAAGCTTTCTCATCGGTAATAGTCATCAAATGCTCGGTGGAAGCGTTGGACTGGCCATCACGAAGACGATTAGCTTGGTCGGTATGTGTCAGTGGGGAATGCGGCAATCGGCAGAATTGGAAAATCAGATGGTTTCAGTGGAGCGAGTGAATGAGTATACAAATCTGCCGTCCGAACCGCCGCTCGAGACGGCACCAAAACACCGACCTCAACGTAACTGGCCCGAGTTTGGTGCGCTACGGTTCATCAACGTCGATCTACGCTACAGCGAGGACGGTGAACGTGTACTGAAGGATCTTAATTTTACCATTCGTTCGAATGAGAAGGTTGGAATCGTGGGACGAACCGGGGCGGGCAAATCGTCACTCATACAGGCACTGTTCCGGTTGGCACCGTTCGAGGGAAACATCGAGATCGACGACATTGATACGAAAACATTGGGTTTGCGAGACTTGCGGAACAAAATATCGATCATACCACAGGATCCAATCTTGTTTTCCGGCACACTGCGTAGCAATTTGGATCCTTTCGATCAATGCAAGGATGACGAACTGTGGAATGCGCTAGATCAGGTTGAACTGAAGGAAGCCGTATCTTCGCTGGCTGGCGGTTTGGAATGTCGCATGTCGGACGGCGGAAGCAATTTTAGCATGGGCCAAAGGCAACTGGTTTGTCTAGCAAGAGCGATTTTGcgtaacaataaaattctCGTGTTAGATGAAGCTACTGCCAATGTTGACCCGGA AACGGACAAACTTATTCAATCTACTATTCGAACAAAATTCGCCCACTGCACAGTATTAACTATTGCGCATCGATTACACACGGTTATGGACAGCGATCGGGTATTGGTGATGGACGCAGGACGCGTAGTCGAATTTGGACATCCGCACGAGCTTCTGCATGGTCCGATTGGTTATCTTCGACGTCTAGTAGATCAAACCGGTGTAGCTACTGCGGCAATGTTAATGCGTACTGCCGAGGACAACTTTAAAAAATCTAGCGCAAGACAAACGGAA TGTTTTCCCTTCATTTGCTACGGTTTGCTGGTGAATTCTCATGCTCACACCGAAATGAATCCGGCCGAGTACGATCAGCACACAAAAATACACGATCTGCGCCGGGAGGCTAACCCGGTCACGAAAGCAGGCCCAGTGTCGTGGTACACTTTCTGGTGGTTGAAGAATCTGTTTCAGGCGGGACTGAAGCGTCCCATCGATGAGACCGATATTTACGAGACGCTTTCAAACCATCAGAGCGCACAGCTGTCCTACCAGTTTGAGGGCTACTGGAAAGCGGAACAGAGAGGCAGCAGCCAGCCCAGTTTTCTGCGTGTCATTTGCCGAATCTATTGGCGATCGATACTCGGCTATGGATTGCTGTACACCCTTGTTGACTTGCTTGCCAG AATCCTTCAACCGCAGTGCCTTGGAGGACTGGTGTCCTATTTCGCTCCTGGCCAGCAGGACATTGCTAAGGAGGAAGCGTATTACTATGCTATCGGGATCATTCTCTGCTCGCTGGTACCGGTAGCTATCTTCCATCACTTTATCCTGTACATATTTCAAATTGGGATGAAGATTCGTGTCGCATGCTGTTCGCTGCTCTACAAAAAG GCTCTGCGTATAACGAAAGCAGCAGGAACGGACGGCATGACCGGGCAGGTGATCAATTTGATGTCTAACGATGTGGCCAAATTCGACACAGCCACCGGCTTCGTGCATGACATCTGGAAAGGGTTAATTgagctgctggtgctgggATTCTTCATTTACAGACAGATTGGCATATCGGGACTGTTTGGCATTGCATTTTTGCTCAGTTTCATTCCGTTACAAG CGTGGCTTGGCAAGAAGGCGGCACTTTATCGGCTAAAAACGGCCAATCGAACCGACCGGAGGATACAGTTTATGAACGAAATCATACAGGGTATTCAAGTGATAAAGATGTACGCCTGGGAGGATAGCTTCAGCCGCATGGTGGACCGTATCCGGCGGAAGGAGGTGAACGGGATACGCGGAACACTATTTATACGCGCCGGTCTGCTATCGTTCAATCTCGTTTCACGTGTGGCCATCTTTCTAAGCTTAGTCGCGTACGTCCTGTACGGAAACGTGTTCACCGCAAAGCGGGTGTTCATCGTGACCTCCTACTTTAACTGGCTATACAGCTCGATGCTACACTTTTGGCCGCTGGCACTGACATCCGTTCACGAGGGACTGGTGTCGATAAGGCGAATACAGAACTTTCTGCTGCTGGACGAGCGAAAGTTTAGACCGGATCGGCCCCAGATGCAGACGACTGTGCATGAAACAGCGGTAGATGAGAGTGCTTGCGAGCTGCTGCCCGCTGTCAGGAACGGGAACGGGGTGGACACCGTGGCAAACGCAACACCGGAAGGAAACGCCCGAAGCAATAGCAGAAGTATGCCTCGCAGCAGGCGCTTCATTAACAGAAAAGCTGTAACGCGACAAGGAATTTTTATGCGCAACGCCACGGCACTCTGGGAAAAGGATCTGCCAGCTTCCAATGGTGAAGCTAATGTACGAG CTAGTGGCATAAAGCGCGTGACGCTGACGGTGGACAAGACGATGCCGTGCGTAATCGTTGGCTCGGTAGGCAGCGGTAAATCGACCATGCTGCAGGTTATCCTCGGTGAGCTCGAGCTGGACGACGGACGGTTAGAAATCAATGGGAACCTTAGCTACGCACCGCAGGAACCCTGGCTGTTCGAAGGAACGGTTAAAAACAATATCGTCTTCACCGAGGACTACCAGGAAAAACGCTACCGGGAGGTGGTATCGGTTTGTGCTTTGGATCGGGATTTCCAGCTGCTCCCGAGCGGAGATCAAACGATCGTTGGCGAGCGGGGCATTAGCTTGAGTGGTGGGCAACGTGCCCGGATCAGCCTGGCCAGAGCCATTTACCGCCGGGCGGACATTTACCTTCTAGACGACCCATTATCCGCGGTGGATGCCCACGTGGGTAAGCACATCTTTGAGGAGTGTATCGTGAAGTACTTAAAG GAAAAAGTTTGCGTGCTGGTAACGCACCAGCTCCAATACTTAAAGGACATGAAGCATGTCGTGCTAATGAATATGGGAAGCGTGGAGCAGCAGGGACCATTCCGCACGCTGGCAGAATCGGGACACTTTACTGCTATGCTGAACGAACCGCAACATGAAGATGACGGACGGGAACGGAAACAAAGCAACGACGCATCGCCGTCTGATGATCCGTCTACATTACCCCCGACGGTGGGACAGCACAACGGCGCTTCAGAGCAATTTTGCAGCACCCTAGACAGGCATAACGGCCACCAGCTACGGAAAGTCGATAGTGTCGCGAACAATGGGATTGAATGCGATACCGCCGCCATCAGCATTGATATCAGCAGTAAAACCGAGGCGCATAGAATGACG GAAAGAAGACTCTCCATTCATCCAACACCGGCCCAACATCAGCCAGCGCATCAACAGCATCAGTCCATTTACCAACCGTCCCCATTTTCCTCGAGCAGTATGGTGTTTGATGGGTACGATGACCGCGAGGAGCGTCGTGGTGCGAAGAAAAGATCAAACCCATCCGAAGACGTTCCATCGAAGAACGGTCCGAATCACCTCCATAAAGAATCACAACTAACCGGACGTATCGGGTGGCGAGTGTACAAGAGCTTCTTCGTAGCGGTGGAAAGCAACCTTCTGCTGGTGTTGGCCGTTGTCCTGTTTCTATTGGCCCAGGCCAGCATGAGTGGTATCGATTACTACATCTCCCAGTG GGTAAACTGGGAAGAGTACTCAAGCGCTCTTGAGCGGTTGAAAGGCAATCGAACTGAGATGGTTACGGCGGACCGCAACATTAGTGACGACCATGACGTTATTCTTCCGATTCCGCCTAAGCTGGAAGGAAGCATCTTCACGCGATTGTCCCGCCACCAGTACATACTGATATATGCGATTGCGATGCTGTTTATGTTTGTGCTGTCCTTGAGCCGATCCTTTCTGTTCTTCTACATTTGTCTGCGTGCCACGATACGATTGCATGATCGCCTTTTCCGCGGCATTACCCGTGCCACAATGTACTTCTTCAACACAAACCCATCCGGGCGGATACTGAACCGATTTTCACGCGACATTGGTTGCATCGATACCTTTCTTCCGTTTGCGATGATGGACTGCATTCTG TTCTTTGTCGAGTTTACCGCGATCATCGTGCTGGTAGCGGTGGTGAACTACTGGCTTTTGGCTCCAACACTGGTCATGGCCATAATTTTCTACTTCTTGCGTCATATCTACACCAACACTGCCCGTAGCATCAAGCGCGTCGAGGCATCGA CGAGGAGCCCTATATTCTCCCATGCGAATGCGTCCTTTCAGGGCCTCAGTACCATCCGTGCATTTGGGGTAGAAAAAATTCTGGCAGACGAGTTCGATAAGCATCAAGATTTGAACACCTCGGCGTGGTATCTCTTTCTGGCGACAACACGCGCATTCGCCCAATGGTTGGAGCTGGTGTGTGTTCTGTACATCGCCGTGGTAACTTTAAGTTTTTTGATGGTGGAAAACT CAATGAGTGGCAATGTGGGGTTGGCTATCACACAAGTGTTTAACCTGATCTTCATGTGCCAATGGGGAATGCGGCAAACGGCGGAATTAGAAAATCAAATGACATCCGTCGAGCGTGTCGTAGAGTATGCCGAGGTCGAACCCGAAGCATCGCTAGTGTCAATCGGAAAACACAAACCTCCCGTCGACTGGCCGGCAAAGGGATCGATACGGTTCGAGCACTTTTCGCTGCGTTACTCGCCACAATCCAATTTGGTTCTGAGGGACCTCAATATGACGATAGCGGCGGGCGAAAAGATAGGAATCGTCGGTCGCACCGGTGCAGGCAAATCGTCCATCATTCAGGCACTGTTCCGGCTGGCGGTTAACGAAGGAATAATACGTATCGATGGCGTTGACATTGGCACGCTGGGATTGCACGATCTGCGCAAACGGATCTCCATTATTCCACAAGATCCGATTCTGTTTTCCGGCACGGTGCGAGAAAATTTAGATCCCTTCAAGCAGCACGGTGACGATGCGCTTTGGAATGCGCTGGAATCTGTGGAACTGAAGGAGGTGGTTCGGGCGATGGAGGGAACGCTGGATGGTAAAATGTCAGATGGCGGTACAAACTTCAGCATGGGTCAACGTCAGCTCGTGTGTTTGGCCCGCGCTATTCTCCGTAGCAATCCGATCCTCATTCTCGATGAGGCTACTGCCAACGTCGATCCAGA CGATCGTGTGCTGGTAATGGATGCTGGCAGAGCAGTCGAATATGCGCATCCGTACGAGCTTTTGCAACGCTCCGATGGCGTACTGAAGCGGTTAGTTAACAAAATGGAAGAATCTACCGCGCAACAACTAACCGGTATAGCTTATCAAGCTTATACGAAACGATTGACGCAACCGATTGATTCCGCACCGGACGGTTCCAGTACAGGTCGATCAACCAACATACCTCACTAG